One window from the genome of Pedobacter schmidteae encodes:
- a CDS encoding CBS domain-containing protein yields the protein MKTVKHLLSTKPGQLFSVTEQTSVLEALKVMMEKNISALLILEGQELKGIFTERDYARKIILHGKSSADTDIGEVMTANPVTVSPSDSIDFCMGIMTDKHIRHLPVMEHQQLLGMVSIGDLVKYIIEDQKDTISQLQNYISS from the coding sequence ATGAAAACCGTAAAACATTTACTCAGCACAAAACCAGGCCAGCTTTTTTCCGTAACCGAACAAACTTCTGTTTTGGAAGCCCTAAAAGTAATGATGGAAAAAAACATTAGTGCCCTGCTTATTCTAGAGGGGCAGGAGTTGAAAGGAATTTTTACGGAAAGAGATTATGCCCGGAAAATTATTTTACATGGTAAGTCCTCTGCCGACACCGATATCGGCGAAGTAATGACAGCCAATCCCGTTACGGTAAGTCCATCAGACAGCATAGATTTCTGCATGGGAATTATGACCGATAAACATATTCGTCATCTCCCGGTGATGGAGCATCAGCAACTACTAGGAATGGTATCTATTGGAGACCTCGTTAAATATATCATTGAAGATCAGAAAGACACCATCTCACAACTACAAAACTATATCAGCAGCTAA
- a CDS encoding GH3 auxin-responsive promoter family protein — protein MAIVNSIFTWYMKKRVHQIELFMKYPHDVQEEWFHKLISSAGYTEWGLKYDYSSILSPQQFKQRVPIQNYDTLKPYIERMLKGEQNILWPSEIKWFAKSSGTTSDRSKFIPVSEESLQECHFKGGKDMLSIFCNNRPDNQILTGKGLVLGGSHQINQLNEDSFYGDLSAVLIKNLPVWAEYYRTPNISIALMDNYEDKMERMAEATIKENVTNIAGVPTWTIVLAKKVLEMTGKKHLLEVWPNLELYIHGAVNFKPYREQFKELIPCNDMYYLETYNASEGFFGIQDEVNSDEMLLMLDYGIYYEFLPLEHIEHEQPQTLSLGEVELNRNYAIIISTNGGLWRYMIGDTVQFTNLYPYRIKITGRTKHFINAFGEEVIIDNAEQAICKACIETNAVFKDYTACPIYFKGQEAGGHEWIIEFDQQPNDFEKFVDILDQTLREVNSDYDAKRFKDMALRRPKVHNAPANTFYNWLKSKGKLGGQHKVPRLANDRKYVEEILSII, from the coding sequence ATGGCCATTGTAAATTCAATTTTCACCTGGTATATGAAAAAGCGCGTTCACCAGATCGAGCTGTTTATGAAATATCCACACGATGTGCAGGAAGAGTGGTTTCATAAACTCATATCAAGTGCCGGATATACAGAGTGGGGATTAAAATACGATTACTCATCTATCCTTTCTCCACAGCAGTTTAAACAAAGGGTTCCCATACAAAATTACGATACCTTAAAACCTTACATAGAAAGAATGCTAAAGGGTGAACAGAACATCCTGTGGCCTTCGGAAATCAAATGGTTTGCCAAATCATCAGGCACCACCAGCGACAGAAGTAAGTTTATTCCCGTATCTGAGGAGTCTTTACAGGAATGCCATTTTAAGGGTGGTAAAGACATGCTTTCCATCTTCTGTAACAATCGGCCCGATAACCAGATCCTTACGGGCAAAGGCCTGGTTTTAGGGGGAAGTCATCAGATCAATCAACTCAATGAAGACTCATTTTACGGAGATTTATCAGCTGTGTTGATCAAAAATCTGCCCGTTTGGGCTGAGTATTACCGTACACCTAATATTTCCATTGCACTGATGGACAATTATGAGGATAAAATGGAAAGGATGGCAGAGGCAACCATCAAAGAAAATGTGACCAATATTGCCGGCGTACCTACCTGGACCATTGTTCTTGCAAAAAAAGTATTGGAAATGACTGGCAAAAAACACTTGCTGGAAGTTTGGCCAAACCTTGAACTTTATATACATGGAGCGGTTAATTTTAAGCCTTACAGAGAACAGTTTAAAGAGCTGATACCATGCAATGATATGTATTATTTGGAGACATATAATGCTTCAGAAGGTTTTTTTGGTATACAGGACGAAGTAAACTCCGACGAGATGTTGCTGATGCTGGATTACGGCATTTATTATGAGTTCTTACCCTTGGAACATATTGAGCATGAGCAACCCCAAACTCTCTCACTTGGTGAAGTAGAACTAAACCGAAACTATGCAATCATTATTTCTACCAATGGTGGATTATGGCGATATATGATCGGCGACACCGTTCAATTTACTAATCTTTACCCATATCGGATTAAGATTACCGGCCGGACCAAACATTTCATTAACGCTTTTGGTGAGGAAGTGATCATCGACAATGCCGAGCAAGCGATTTGCAAAGCCTGCATAGAAACAAATGCTGTCTTTAAAGATTATACTGCTTGTCCGATTTATTTTAAAGGACAAGAGGCGGGCGGCCATGAGTGGATTATTGAATTTGACCAGCAGCCAAATGATTTTGAGAAATTTGTGGACATTCTAGATCAAACACTGAGAGAAGTAAACTCTGATTACGATGCCAAACGTTTTAAAGATATGGCCCTGCGCCGACCTAAAGTGCACAATGCTCCGGCCAACACCTTTTACAACTGGCTAAAATCAAAGGGAAAACTGGGTGGCCAGCATAAAGTTCCCCGATTGGCGAATGACCGGAAATATGTGGAGGAAATTCTATCTATCATTTAA
- a CDS encoding YceI family protein, with the protein MKLKLTSLAFILLAIISSAFIAPVLKPVTYKVDATQSTLTWVGKKLTGSHNGTIGLQSGNLLFDGKKLTGGNFVINMTTIKDADKSERLEGHLKADDFFGTDKFATSTFVIKKVVSASADVANVTGDLTIKGVTNSITFPATVVWNADGSITATADKVIVDRTKYGIKYRSKGIFPDVGDKMIYDEFELAIKLVARK; encoded by the coding sequence ATGAAATTAAAACTTACATCCCTGGCTTTTATCCTGCTGGCCATCATTTCATCGGCTTTCATAGCACCGGTTTTAAAACCTGTAACCTACAAAGTAGATGCAACTCAATCTACCCTTACCTGGGTAGGCAAAAAATTGACCGGTAGCCATAATGGCACTATTGGCCTTCAATCAGGTAATCTATTGTTTGATGGCAAAAAACTTACAGGTGGGAATTTTGTGATCAATATGACCACAATTAAAGATGCCGATAAAAGCGAAAGACTGGAAGGTCATTTAAAAGCTGACGATTTTTTTGGTACAGATAAGTTTGCAACCTCGACATTTGTGATTAAAAAAGTAGTTTCAGCCAGTGCTGATGTTGCAAATGTAACCGGCGACCTGACTATAAAAGGTGTTACCAATTCTATCACTTTCCCTGCAACTGTAGTATGGAATGCTGATGGATCAATCACAGCAACAGCCGACAAAGTGATCGTTGACCGTACCAAATACGGTATAAAATACAGATCTAAAGGCATTTTTCCTGATGTAGGAGATAAAATGATTTACGACGAGTTTGAACTGGCCATAAAACTTGTAGCCAGAAAATAA
- a CDS encoding metallophosphoesterase gives MISTKTLYSAVLKTERIDDAHKFQPLPLPSGSYPYRLSVDYAKHKEKLIFHMVGDTGGLNNGTFQQQVVAHMTAQHCSSAADDSPAFLYHLGDIVYHYGEAEQYNNQFLTPFEHYPAPIYAIAGNHDSDINPDNEEHYESLEAFYTTFCNTCPKTIYFGKDTGRKSQVQPHVYWTMEAPLATIIGLYTNVPKYGSIKKEQRSWFIQELQNAAKHSAEKAIIVCLHHAPYSADINHGSSLNMIEFLDSAFEEAGVKPDVVFSGHVHNYQRFSKQYEDGKTVPFIVAGAGGFEELHTLADPMDPAYYTESPLLDQVQLENYCDNRHGFLKIAIEKNPFSFNIKGEYYTVPHKNHGAEPAEATLFDRFEIDLTGR, from the coding sequence ATGATCAGCACAAAAACTTTGTACAGCGCTGTTTTGAAAACAGAAAGAATTGACGATGCTCATAAGTTCCAACCTTTACCTCTGCCTTCCGGAAGTTATCCGTACCGGTTGAGCGTAGACTATGCAAAGCACAAAGAAAAACTGATTTTCCATATGGTTGGCGATACCGGTGGACTAAATAACGGAACTTTCCAGCAGCAGGTAGTCGCCCATATGACTGCCCAACATTGCAGTTCGGCAGCTGATGACAGTCCCGCATTTTTATATCACCTGGGCGACATTGTATACCATTATGGCGAAGCTGAACAATATAACAATCAGTTTTTAACACCATTTGAACATTACCCTGCGCCAATTTATGCCATTGCCGGCAACCACGATAGCGATATAAATCCGGATAATGAGGAGCACTACGAAAGCCTGGAAGCATTTTACACTACCTTTTGTAATACTTGTCCAAAAACCATTTATTTTGGAAAAGATACCGGGCGAAAGAGTCAGGTACAACCCCATGTTTATTGGACCATGGAAGCACCACTGGCCACAATAATAGGCCTATACACCAATGTACCCAAATATGGTAGTATAAAAAAAGAGCAAAGAAGCTGGTTTATCCAGGAGCTACAAAATGCGGCAAAGCATAGCGCCGAAAAAGCCATTATTGTTTGTCTACACCATGCCCCCTACTCAGCCGACATTAACCATGGCTCAAGTTTGAATATGATTGAATTTCTCGATTCGGCATTCGAAGAGGCTGGCGTTAAGCCAGATGTTGTTTTTAGCGGACATGTACACAACTATCAGCGTTTTAGCAAACAATACGAGGATGGAAAAACAGTACCATTTATCGTTGCCGGAGCAGGAGGTTTTGAGGAGCTCCATACCCTGGCCGATCCAATGGATCCGGCCTATTATACAGAAAGTCCATTGCTTGACCAGGTACAGCTTGAAAATTATTGTGATAACAGACATGGCTTCCTAAAAATTGCCATCGAGAAAAATCCGTTCAGTTTTAACATTAAAGGAGAGTATTATACTGTTCCACATAAAAATCATGGTGCGGAGCCCGCAGAAGCTACTTTATTTGATAGATTTGAGATCGACCTGACAGGCCGCTAA
- a CDS encoding RNA polymerase sigma factor, which yields MRTDQSDFTGDNELLTKLRNGDQLAFAQIYNQYRSKMYTYACNLCKSPETAEEIVQEVFIRLWQKKEQINIDLNFNAYIKKITLNHVLNHLKKVAREKSLQEEVLGYIEAIRNATEDNLLEKELVKTYNEAIALLPPQKKIIYQLSRDEDLTHDQIAERLNISKNTVKNHMVEATKFIRIYVSKHGSMVCFIIAASNYFRPH from the coding sequence ATGCGTACAGATCAATCGGATTTTACTGGTGACAATGAGCTGCTAACCAAACTTAGGAATGGCGATCAGCTAGCCTTTGCCCAGATCTACAATCAGTACAGAAGCAAAATGTACACTTACGCCTGCAACCTTTGCAAATCGCCCGAAACTGCCGAAGAAATTGTTCAGGAGGTTTTCATACGTCTATGGCAAAAAAAAGAACAGATCAATATTGATTTAAATTTTAATGCCTACATCAAAAAAATCACACTCAACCACGTCCTGAACCATCTCAAAAAAGTAGCCCGCGAAAAAAGTCTGCAGGAGGAAGTATTAGGCTATATCGAAGCCATCCGCAATGCCACAGAAGACAATTTGCTGGAGAAGGAGCTGGTTAAGACCTACAATGAAGCCATAGCCTTGTTACCGCCTCAAAAGAAAATTATTTATCAGCTGAGCCGGGACGAAGATTTGACACACGATCAGATCGCTGAAAGGCTCAACATATCAAAAAATACAGTAAAAAACCATATGGTAGAGGCTACAAAGTTCATCCGCATCTATGTGAGCAAACATGGCAGTATGGTTTGTTTTATTATTGCTGCTTCAAATTATTTTCGCCCGCACTAG
- the lptB gene encoding LPS export ABC transporter ATP-binding protein codes for MILRAEHLIKKYKQRTVVNDVSFDVSQGEIVGLLGPNGAGKTTSFYMIVGLIKPNEGTIFLDEQDITKDPMYRRAQKGIGYLAQEASVFRKLSVEDNIMAILEMTGMTKEERHEKLEELISEFSLHKVRKNRGDLLSGGERRRTEIARALAASPNFILLDEPFAGVDPIAVEEIQTIVAKLKQKNIGILITDHNVQETLSITDRAYLLFEGKILESGTPEVLAANEMVRRVYLGSNFVLRKKNL; via the coding sequence ATGATATTAAGAGCCGAGCATCTCATTAAAAAATATAAACAGCGCACCGTTGTTAATGATGTTTCATTTGATGTGAGTCAGGGTGAGATAGTGGGGCTGCTGGGGCCAAACGGGGCAGGAAAAACAACTTCATTTTATATGATTGTTGGCCTGATTAAGCCAAATGAGGGCACTATTTTTTTAGATGAACAGGATATCACAAAAGATCCTATGTATCGCCGGGCCCAAAAAGGCATTGGATATCTGGCCCAGGAAGCTTCCGTTTTCAGAAAACTATCTGTTGAAGACAACATCATGGCTATCCTGGAAATGACCGGTATGACCAAAGAAGAACGTCACGAAAAGCTGGAAGAACTCATCAGTGAATTCAGTTTACACAAAGTGCGCAAAAACCGAGGTGATTTACTTTCTGGTGGAGAAAGACGCCGGACGGAAATTGCGAGGGCTCTGGCTGCAAGCCCTAATTTCATATTGTTGGATGAGCCTTTTGCAGGGGTAGATCCGATTGCTGTTGAAGAAATCCAAACGATTGTAGCCAAGCTGAAACAGAAAAACATTGGTATATTGATTACTGACCATAATGTACAGGAAACCTTATCTATTACTGACAGGGCCTATTTATTGTTTGAAGGAAAAATTCTTGAATCTGGCACCCCTGAGGTTCTTGCTGCTAATGAAATGGTAAGAAGGGTATACCTGGGCTCAAATTTTGTACTTCGTAAAAAAAACCTATAA
- the recJ gene encoding single-stranded-DNA-specific exonuclease RecJ, whose translation MKKRWVQEAQASPGTTDLLAQKLNIDRSLAQILVQRGVTSFDDAREYFRPQMSRLHDPFLMKDMDKAIERIDSAIKSGEKILVYGDYDVDGTTSVALAFSFFRQFTPHIAYYIPDRHKEGYGISTAGIDYAKNSGFSLIVALDCGIKSVDKIAYANSLGIDFIICDHHLPGEELPAAVAILDPKRADCSYPFKELAGCGIGFKLAQAYCIIHQLPATQYEQYIDLVMVSIAADIVPVEDENRILAYHGLIKLNTAPCVGLKALMDSSGKNKDYTLTDVVFTLAPRINAAGRMDHANQAVKMLLCTENDLAQEQSLLINLQNTERKTSDQSITAEALALIGECEILMGKSTTVVYHENWNKGVIGIVASRLTETYYRPTVVLTKSNGLLTGSARSVAGFDLYEALLGCEDLLVQFGGHKFAAGLTIKPENIDAFTLRFEEIVKASITSDLLSPEIRIDNQIQLSQIDGKFQRIIAQMAPFGPGNMAPVFASHDVTFVGRPFVVGTKHLKLTIKQQNSPIFECIGFGLAEAYEHLLHPNKPFSVCYTIEENVWKAQRRLQLNIKGIKLEGEIGPQNPKS comes from the coding sequence ATGAAGAAAAGATGGGTGCAGGAGGCTCAGGCCAGTCCGGGAACAACAGACCTGCTTGCACAGAAATTAAATATAGATAGAAGCTTAGCTCAAATTCTGGTTCAAAGAGGTGTTACTTCCTTTGACGATGCCCGCGAATATTTCAGGCCGCAAATGAGCAGGCTACACGATCCCTTCCTGATGAAGGACATGGACAAAGCGATTGAGCGTATTGACAGCGCAATAAAAAGTGGCGAAAAAATATTGGTATATGGCGATTATGATGTAGATGGGACCACGTCCGTAGCATTAGCATTTAGTTTTTTCAGGCAATTCACACCACATATTGCCTATTATATCCCGGATAGGCATAAGGAAGGCTATGGCATATCTACGGCAGGCATTGATTATGCAAAAAATTCGGGTTTTAGCTTAATTGTGGCTTTGGACTGTGGCATCAAGTCCGTTGACAAAATTGCCTATGCGAATAGTCTGGGTATTGATTTTATCATTTGCGACCACCATCTACCCGGTGAAGAACTCCCGGCGGCCGTAGCCATTCTTGATCCCAAACGTGCCGATTGTTCCTATCCATTTAAAGAACTTGCCGGCTGTGGTATCGGATTTAAACTGGCCCAGGCTTACTGTATAATTCATCAATTGCCTGCTACACAATACGAACAATATATAGACCTGGTAATGGTGAGTATTGCTGCCGATATAGTACCAGTAGAGGATGAAAACCGGATACTGGCCTATCATGGCCTGATCAAACTGAACACTGCGCCTTGTGTCGGCTTAAAAGCGCTGATGGATAGTTCCGGAAAAAACAAGGATTACACACTTACTGATGTCGTATTTACATTGGCACCGCGCATCAATGCTGCGGGACGGATGGATCATGCCAACCAGGCTGTAAAGATGTTGCTGTGCACAGAAAATGACCTGGCCCAGGAACAGAGTTTACTCATCAATCTGCAAAATACGGAACGAAAGACCTCAGATCAGAGTATCACTGCCGAAGCACTCGCCTTAATAGGAGAATGCGAGATCCTGATGGGTAAAAGCACAACCGTAGTTTACCACGAAAACTGGAATAAGGGAGTGATTGGAATTGTTGCTTCCCGATTAACTGAAACCTATTACCGCCCTACCGTTGTCCTGACAAAATCAAATGGGCTCCTTACAGGTTCGGCACGCTCGGTGGCAGGCTTTGACCTTTACGAGGCGTTACTGGGCTGCGAGGATTTGCTGGTTCAATTTGGCGGACATAAGTTTGCCGCCGGCTTAACCATAAAGCCCGAGAACATAGATGCCTTTACACTTCGTTTTGAAGAAATTGTCAAAGCCAGCATCACCAGCGACCTGCTTAGTCCCGAGATCAGAATAGACAATCAAATTCAGCTCTCACAAATAGACGGCAAATTCCAGCGCATTATTGCTCAAATGGCACCATTTGGTCCCGGCAATATGGCTCCGGTATTTGCAAGTCATGATGTAACTTTTGTGGGACGCCCATTCGTTGTTGGGACAAAACATTTAAAATTAACCATAAAACAACAAAATTCCCCTATTTTTGAATGCATAGGATTTGGATTGGCAGAAGCTTATGAACACTTGCTGCATCCAAATAAGCCTTTTTCTGTTTGTTATACCATTGAAGAAAATGTATGGAAAGCACAAAGGCGGTTACAGTTGAACATTAAAGGAATAAAACTGGAAGGAGAAATTGGACCTCAAAATCCAAAATCGTAA
- a CDS encoding M13 family metallopeptidase, which produces MIKLNQSKGIFLFAGTALFLAACSHSEVKQDLQSGILLKNMDTTVVPGNNFTAYVNGAWMKSTQIPSDKARYGVMDIINDKAQEDVKEIIEAAAKNKGKEGSEEQKIGDFYESYMNMKVRDAVGLTPLTAEFKKIDALTSNKDLASYFAYANKLGFKIPFSLGVMEDFKDPKKYMLFTWQGGLGLPDRDFYTLTDAKSKEIRSKYVLHIENMLKIAGIADAKIKADQIMALETLLASKHMKKEETRNMAGLYNKYAVKDLNKLLADFDWNTLLSQAGIKGVDSLVVTQVDYTKNLTAILKDTPIDTWRNYLKWSVITGSASTLNTALDQENFNFYGKTLKGIKEQKPQWRRAVDVVNGNLGEMVGKLYVEKHFPAEAKERMVKLVGNLLKAYEESIKTLDWMSPETKKEALVKVSKFTLKIGYPDKWRDYTALKVVKDDLYGNNIRATEFEYNRSINKLGKPVDRTEWGMTPQTVNAYYNPPMNEIVFPAAILQPPFFDMNADDAVNYGGIGAVIGHEIGHGFDDQGSTFDGDGVMRNWWTKKDNDEFKKRTSALVAQYSSFKVFPDLNVNGDFTLGENIGDLGGLTIALKAYKASLNGKPAPAMDGFSGEQRVFIGWGQAWLSKSTNEALRNQVGTDPHSPAQFRVNGVVRNIPEFYTAFNVKPTDSLYLAPEKRVKIW; this is translated from the coding sequence ATGATAAAATTGAATCAATCAAAAGGGATTTTCTTGTTTGCAGGAACAGCTTTATTTTTGGCGGCATGTAGCCATTCGGAAGTAAAACAGGATTTACAATCAGGAATACTCCTCAAAAACATGGACACTACAGTTGTTCCAGGTAACAATTTTACAGCCTATGTGAACGGTGCATGGATGAAAAGTACCCAGATTCCTTCAGATAAGGCGCGCTATGGTGTGATGGACATTATCAATGACAAGGCGCAGGAAGATGTAAAAGAAATTATTGAAGCTGCGGCGAAGAATAAAGGAAAAGAAGGGTCGGAAGAACAGAAAATAGGTGATTTCTATGAATCTTATATGAATATGAAGGTTCGGGATGCCGTAGGTTTAACCCCCTTGACCGCCGAGTTTAAAAAGATCGACGCCTTAACCAGCAATAAAGACCTGGCCAGTTATTTTGCATATGCCAATAAGCTTGGTTTCAAAATTCCTTTTAGCCTGGGAGTAATGGAGGATTTTAAAGATCCGAAAAAATACATGTTGTTTACCTGGCAGGGTGGCCTGGGGTTGCCTGATCGCGATTTTTATACGCTTACAGATGCTAAATCCAAAGAGATTCGGAGCAAATATGTATTGCACATAGAAAATATGTTGAAAATTGCTGGAATAGCTGATGCAAAAATAAAAGCAGATCAGATTATGGCTTTGGAGACTTTATTGGCGTCTAAGCATATGAAAAAGGAAGAGACCAGAAACATGGCTGGATTGTATAATAAGTATGCAGTGAAGGACCTGAACAAGTTGCTGGCTGATTTCGATTGGAATACGCTGTTGAGCCAGGCCGGTATTAAAGGAGTGGACAGTCTGGTGGTGACCCAGGTAGATTATACTAAAAATCTGACAGCAATTTTGAAAGATACTCCTATAGATACCTGGAGAAATTATTTGAAATGGAGCGTTATTACCGGTAGCGCATCTACGCTAAATACCGCGCTGGATCAGGAAAACTTTAATTTTTATGGTAAAACCCTGAAAGGTATTAAAGAACAAAAACCACAATGGCGCAGAGCAGTTGATGTAGTGAACGGAAACCTGGGCGAAATGGTAGGTAAGCTGTATGTGGAGAAACATTTCCCGGCTGAAGCCAAAGAACGTATGGTGAAATTGGTGGGCAATCTTTTGAAAGCTTATGAAGAAAGCATTAAAACTTTAGATTGGATGAGTCCAGAGACTAAAAAAGAGGCTTTGGTAAAGGTGAGCAAATTTACACTTAAAATTGGCTATCCCGATAAATGGAGAGATTATACGGCTTTGAAGGTGGTGAAGGACGATTTGTATGGCAATAACATTCGCGCTACTGAATTTGAATACAACAGAAGTATTAATAAATTAGGTAAGCCTGTTGATCGTACCGAGTGGGGGATGACTCCGCAAACCGTAAATGCTTACTATAATCCTCCAATGAACGAAATTGTATTTCCTGCAGCAATTTTACAACCCCCTTTCTTTGATATGAATGCTGACGATGCGGTTAACTATGGCGGTATCGGTGCGGTAATCGGGCATGAGATTGGACACGGTTTTGATGATCAGGGCAGCACTTTTGATGGTGATGGGGTGATGCGTAATTGGTGGACAAAAAAGGACAATGACGAGTTTAAAAAAAGAACCAGTGCACTTGTGGCTCAATATAGCTCCTTTAAGGTATTTCCAGATCTGAATGTAAATGGCGATTTTACATTGGGTGAAAATATTGGTGACCTTGGTGGTTTAACTATTGCGCTGAAGGCCTATAAGGCAAGTTTAAACGGAAAGCCTGCGCCTGCTATGGATGGCTTTTCGGGCGAGCAAAGGGTGTTTATTGGCTGGGGACAAGCCTGGTTAAGTAAATCAACCAATGAAGCTTTAAGAAATCAGGTAGGAACTGATCCGCATTCACCTGCTCAGTTCAGGGTAAACGGTGTGGTAAGGAATATTCCAGAGTTTTATACTGCATTTAATGTAAAGCCGACGGACTCCTTATATCTTGCTCCTGAGAAGAGAGTGAAAATCTGGTAA
- a CDS encoding MBL fold metallo-hydrolase has product MQVFTLYEGSYSVDISKKFIPFNPETDDPKSRPASLFVHIQPFLVKLENSLVLLDTGLGYSDKNGALILHENIRKAGFEPDEVDMVLMSHLHFDHSGGMIHQSAGRMELSFPHANYVIQRGEWESAFTNKSSSYKTEIFEFLQRNAQLTFIEGSGELTTEISYELTGAHTPFHQVFLLDDGKDKVFFGGDVLPEPEELLRKFIAKYDFDGRKGMELREEFGKRAAAEQWNCLFYHGKSRATGYVGLTDGQFKIY; this is encoded by the coding sequence TTGCAAGTTTTCACATTATACGAGGGGTCTTATTCTGTTGACATCAGCAAAAAGTTTATTCCTTTTAATCCGGAAACGGATGACCCAAAAAGCCGACCAGCATCGCTGTTTGTTCACATACAACCTTTCCTGGTTAAACTGGAGAATTCACTTGTGCTTTTGGACACAGGGCTTGGCTACAGTGATAAAAATGGAGCGTTAATTTTACATGAAAATATTAGAAAAGCAGGATTTGAACCTGATGAAGTGGACATGGTATTGATGTCTCATCTACATTTTGACCATTCGGGGGGGATGATTCATCAGTCTGCGGGCCGGATGGAACTGAGTTTTCCGCATGCCAATTATGTCATTCAACGTGGAGAGTGGGAGAGTGCTTTTACCAATAAATCCTCTTCTTATAAAACGGAGATATTTGAATTTTTGCAGCGTAATGCTCAGCTTACTTTTATTGAGGGCTCAGGTGAGCTAACCACAGAGATTAGTTACGAGCTAACGGGTGCGCATACGCCTTTTCACCAGGTTTTTTTGCTGGATGATGGAAAGGACAAGGTGTTTTTTGGGGGAGACGTTTTGCCAGAGCCGGAAGAATTGCTGAGGAAGTTTATTGCCAAATATGATTTTGATGGGAGAAAGGGAATGGAGCTACGGGAGGAGTTTGGAAAAAGAGCCGCTGCTGAGCAATGGAACTGCCTTTTTTATCACGGAAAATCGCGCGCTACAGGATACGTTGGCCTTACCGACGGGCAATTTAAGATCTATTAA
- a CDS encoding response regulator, which produces MMDNKINLLVIDDDDINIFIIKKIVEKTGYDVNMVSKANGLLAIDHLKATLNQESFPHLVLIDINMPVLNGWEFLDAYEELHVTKRVDMYMLSSSVYENDIEKAKTYAKVKGFISKPLSIERLIELLKQL; this is translated from the coding sequence ATGATGGATAATAAAATTAACCTTCTCGTTATTGATGACGATGACATTAACATCTTTATCATCAAAAAGATAGTTGAGAAAACTGGTTATGACGTAAATATGGTATCCAAGGCGAATGGCCTTCTGGCTATCGATCATTTAAAAGCCACACTAAATCAGGAAAGCTTCCCGCATCTGGTGTTAATTGACATCAACATGCCAGTATTAAATGGCTGGGAGTTTCTGGATGCCTATGAAGAGTTACACGTTACCAAAAGAGTAGACATGTATATGCTTTCATCCTCTGTGTACGAGAACGACATTGAAAAAGCAAAAACTTATGCAAAAGTTAAAGGCTTTATTTCTAAGCCCTTGTCTATCGAAAGATTAATAGAACTCCTTAAACAACTTTAA
- a CDS encoding GyrI-like domain-containing protein: MNMEKQTLRSFPVIGITVRTSNAEGAAAKDIPELWARFWATDVAAQIPGKVGNDIYSIYTAYEGDYTQPYTTLIGYRVAHLDQVPEGFTGMMIDEGPYMKCTAKGNLSQGVVFDAWLEIWNAEIPRAYIADFEVYGDRAQNPEDAEVDIYLSVKA, encoded by the coding sequence ATGAACATGGAAAAGCAAACATTAAGATCGTTCCCTGTGATAGGGATTACAGTTCGGACCAGCAATGCAGAAGGGGCTGCGGCGAAGGATATTCCGGAGCTTTGGGCCAGATTTTGGGCAACGGATGTTGCTGCACAAATACCAGGTAAAGTGGGAAATGACATTTATAGCATTTATACCGCGTATGAAGGCGATTATACACAACCTTATACCACATTGATAGGCTATAGAGTAGCGCACCTGGATCAGGTTCCGGAAGGCTTTACCGGGATGATGATTGATGAGGGGCCCTATATGAAATGTACTGCAAAAGGAAATCTTTCGCAAGGTGTAGTATTTGATGCCTGGCTGGAAATCTGGAATGCCGAAATTCCACGTGCTTATATTGCTGATTTTGAGGTTTATGGCGACCGTGCCCAAAATCCGGAAGATGCAGAAGTAGACATTTACCTTTCCGTAAAAGCATAA